GTGTCATGCGTTTTGGGCGATTTGAAACGCTGTTTCAAACCAATGCTCTTGCAGGTTCGGCCCTGCGCCGATCCGATCCACCACTGCGAATAGCCCTGGTGCGCTGATCGGCGTCAGTACGCCGTGCCATGTGTTGCGGTGGTAGTTCAAGCCTTGGCCCGCTTGCGTCAGAAACGCCTGTGGGTGGTCCGGTTTGCCGTTGTCGTCCGCAGCGACGACCACAACGAATGGCGTATGCGTCATCGGGATGAACGCTTGGCTGCCGTCGGGGTGACGTTCCATCATATCAAGCGCGATAGGGAAACTGCGGGCCTGCGCGTTAAACAAGCTGATCCCTGCCTTGCCATCTGCAAAGTCGAGCCGGGCGAGGTCATGATGCCGTCCGCAAAGCCCTTGGTTGATGATTTTATCAGGATCACCAGCTATTTCTAAGACATCGCCAAACGGCGCGAACGCCTCTGCCGTCAGCGGTTGCAGATGCAGGACGGTCATGTGCCGAACTTCGCGATCAGGCGCAGTTGCGCGATGCGTTCGACTTGGCGGCAGGCCTCTTGCAATTCGTCTGCCGTGTCGTTGAAAAGACGTCGGTTGAAGGCGGCTGTGATGGTCGCTTTCGTATTGTCGCCCACTGCAATGATGAACGGGAATCCGTGTTTTTCAACGTAACGCGCGTTCAGGTCTTGGAACATTTCGCGTTCGTCGTCGGTCAACACATCAAGGCCCGCGCTTGCCTGTTCTGCGGTGCTTTCTGCGGTGAGCTTTTTCGCCGCTGCCAGTTTCCCTGCCAGATCTGGGTGCGCCCGCAACACACCTAAGCGTTGATCATCGGATGCTGTGCGGAACACGCGGCAAAGTGCCGAATGCACGCCCTGTGCGGTGTCATGCGTCGGCCCAAGTTCCAACGCATGCGCACCTTCGGCAATCCACGGGCTATGTTCAAATATTCCGCCATATTCAGCGACGAAGGTCGCCCGATCCATCTGCGACGGGCGGGCAAAACGCTGATGCGGATGTGTCGCGGCCCAATAATCTGCGATCTGTTCACGCGTCGCGAACCAAACACCGTCATGCGACTGAAAATGCGCGATCGCGCGGCGCAGGGCAGCAGCACGCCCCGGACGGCCGATGATCCGGCAGTGCAAACCGATCGACAGCATCTTTGGCGCACCAGCGGCACCTTCGGCATAAAGCGCGTCGAAACTGTCTTTTAGGTAGCTTTCAAACTGATCACCCGTGGTGAAACCCGCCTGAATGCCGAACCGCATGTCGTTGCAATCCATCGTGTACGGCACGATCAACTGGTCTTGATCCCCAAATTCCATCCAGTAAGGCAGATCGTCGGCGTAACTGTCCGCAATATAGGCAAACTTGCCAGTTTCGGCGGCCAAACGCACCGTATCGTTCGAACAGCGGCCTGTGTACCAGCCGCGCGGCGGGGTGCCGGTGACTTCGGTATGCAAGCGGATGGATTCAGCAATCGCTGCGCGTTCTTCATCCTCTGGCATGTCTTTGTGTTCGATCCATTTCAGACCGTGGCTGGCGATTTCCCAACCAGAGGCCTGCATCGCCGCGACCTGTTCAGGGGCACGTGCAAGCGCAGTGGCGACGCCGTAAACCGTGACGGGCAAATCCGACAGCATCCGATGCACACGCCAGAAACCGGCACGCGATCCGTATTCGTACAAGGATTCCATGTTCCAGTGACGCATCCCCGGCCAAGGTTGCGCCCCTGTGATTTCGGACAAAAACGCCTCTGACGCGGGATCACCGTGCAGAATGTTGTTTTCACCGCCCTCCTCGTAATTCAGCACGATTTGCACAGCAATCTTGGCCCCATTCGGCCAGTTGGCTGCGGGCGGGACGGCGCCGTAACCAGTCATATCACGGGGGTAGCGGTTCACATTGTTTTCCTTGATCATGCGGGTACCTTGTAAATCAAACTGATCAGCTTGGTTTTCAAATAAAACATGAAGCTGCCTCTTGCACGTCCCCTTTGGCACTTGCGGCAGGCTGACGTATAGATCGACCTCATCAGAGGCACCTTTTGCAGCGGAAAGACCTGTTATGACCGGATTTTTGACAACTCACGTTCTTGATACGGCGCGCGGATGTCCTGCCCAGGGGCTGAAAATAGACCTGTACCGCATTGATGGTGACACGCGAGCGCACATCACATCGCTGACCACTAACGATGACGGACGCACAGACAGCCAGATTTTGCCTGCTGCAGATTTCGCGACAGGCACCTACGAATTGGTGTTTCACGCGGGCGCCTACCTTGATGCGATCGGCACGCCGGCTGAGGACCCGCGGTTTCTTGATATCATCCCGATCCGGTTCGGCATGTCAGAGCAATCGCATTATCACGTGCCACTGCTGTTATCCCCGTTCGGTTACAGCACCTATCGCGGTAGTTAATCGGTTGCGCGGACAATCGGTGCGATCCGACTGATCACGTAGTCCATAAACAGCCGTGTCTTGGGGTCTTGATTGCGTCGGTGCGTGAACAAGCAGGCCAGCTGCACAGGCGTTGGTGGCGTCTCATTCGCCACGACAACAAGTCGGCCCGCCGCAATGTGATCCGCGACCTCGAATACCGGTTTGAGCGCAACCCCGCAGCCATCCAGCGCCCAATTGGTCAACACATCGCCATCGTCACATTCGTAACGTCCCGCGACCTGAAACTTCTTGGGGCCATCGGGGGTCATTAGCCGCCACTGAAATTCGGTCGCGCCCGGAAAGCGCAGGTTCAGACATTCGTGGCCGTCCGCAATCAGCGCCGTGCCGTTTTGGGGATGACCACGGGCCGCAATGTAATCGGGCGCGGCGCAAAGTACGCGTTCCACATCCGCGATTTTGCGCATTCTGAGATTGCTGTCCATCGGTTGGCCCATGAAAAACGCCAGATCCAGCCCTTCCGTCGTCAGATCAACCGTCCGGTCCGTCAACCGCAACCTGACCTGCACGTCAGGATATTCTTCTAAAAAACCGGGAATAAGAGGCGCGATCAAGCGTTTCCCAATGCCCAACGGCACGGCAACATACAGCGATCCGCGCGGTTGATCAGTGATGTTCACGACCTTCGCTTCGGCTGCATCGACGGCCTCTAGTACCTCGCAGGCCCCACCATAGAACGCTTGGCCTTGTTCGGTCGCGGTCAGGCTGCGCGTGGTCCGCTGGAACAATCGAACGCCTAATTTTTCCTCAAGTTGCGATATCCGCGCTGATGTCACAGCAGGCGATATCCGCAAATCACGCCCAGCAGCAGACATACTGCCCAGTTCGTAGACGCGCACAAAAGTTCGGATATTATCGAGGTATGACATTGTTCTGGATTTTTTGATGCTGTTTGGCCATTCCAAGCAATAGCAGAACAATCACAAGCGGCCTAGTGTGGCCACACTTTATACACGGCACGGCGGGGACCCTAATGTACGACATGGCAATTCTTTGGGACTGGATCGCGTTTTCCGTCCGCTGGCTGCACGTGATCACGGCCATGGCGTGGATCGGCGCATCATTCTTTTTCATTGCGCTTGATCTTGGCCTAAAGAAAGCACCGAACATGCCTGACGGGGTGCACGGCGAAGAATGGCAGGTACATGGCGGCGGTTTTTATCACATTCAGAAATACCTCGTTGCACCCCCGAACATGCCCGAACACCTGATATGGCATAAATGGCAAAGCTACATCACGTGGGTATCCGGTGCCGCCCTTTTGATGATCGTCTATTGGGTCGGTGGCGAGTTATTCCTGCTCGATCCGACCAAGGCTGATCTGACGTTGTGGCAGGGTATCCTGATTTCTGGCGGATCACTGACCATCGGTTGGTTGGCCTATGATTTCTTGTGCAAATCCAAGCTTGGCGAACAACCAACCACGTTGATGGTGTTGCTGTTTGTCATCCTCGTTGTGATGGCGTGGGGGTATAACCAGATATTCACAGGGCGCGCTGCGTTACTGCATCTTGGCGCTTTCACCGCGTCGATCATGACCGGAAACGTTTTCTTCCAGATCATGCCGAACCAACGCATCGTTGTCGCAGACCTGAAAGCGGGGCGCACGCCAGATGCAAAATATGGAAAGATCGCAAAGCTGCGGTCGACACATAACAACTACCTGACTTTGCCAGTCGTGTTCTTGATGTTGTCGAACCACTACCCGCTGGCGTTCGGGACTGAATACGCGTGGATCATCGCAAGCCTGATTTTCCTGACCGGCGTTACGATCCGACACTATTTCAACACGATGCACGCCACGGGTGCTGGTCCAAACTGGACCTGGGCGGTCACCGTCTTGCTGATGCTGATTATCGCTTGGCTGTCATCAGTCAGGTCGACAGAAACCATCGAACAAGCCGAAGCCCGCGCGATGACGCCCTATGAACAGCATTATGCGTCTGCCGAAGGGTTCGACGAGGCCTACAACACCGTGCTTGGCAATTGTTCGATGTGCCACGCGCGCGAACCGTTCTGGGATGGCATCCGCTGGGCACCCAAAGGCGTGTACCTTGAAACGCAAGCGGACGTCGCCAAACACGCAACCCAGATTTACCTACACGCTGGCGTTTCACACGCCATGCCGCCACCCAACGCGATCCAGATGGACGCCGACGCCCGCGAAACGCTGATCACGTGGATCACAAACGCTCGAAACGATGGCTAGTCGTTAACACGCGTTAACCGCTACCCTTGCCCTTCCCCATAAAGCATCCTACCAACGCCCTACCTCGGGGGGCCAATACGGCTGAGATTGCGCAAGCTGACCCGTTGAACCTGAACCGGTTAAGACCGGCGGAGGGAAGGTTTAGCACGCACGCTATCCCCCAATCCGCCCGTCGCATTTGGAGGATACGATGTTCAAAACCACTTATCTGACAGCTGTTGCGGGACTTTGCTTGGCGACTGCAGCCACGGCAGAGACCCCGAAATTGTCTGTTCTCACCTACGACAGCTTCACCAGCGAATGGGGCCCCGGCCCTGCGGTGGAAGCGGCGTTTGAAGAAATCTGCGCATGTGATCTGGAATTTGTCGGGGCTGGTGACGGCGCTGCATTGCTGGCACGTTTGCAGCTGGAAGGACCACGGACCGAAGCCGATATCGTGCTCGGACTGGATACAAACCTGACAGCCGCAGCCCGTGAGACAGGTCTGTTTGCACCGCACGGCATCACGGCTGACCTGACACTGCCATTGGGCTGGACTGATACGGAATTCATGCCTTTCGACTGGGGCTATTTCGCTTTTGTGGGCAACGCCGACGCGGACGCACCAACGTCACTGCGTGAATTGGCCGAGAGCGACATCAAGGTCGTGATCCAAGACCCTCGGTCATCCACACCGGGCCTTGGTCTACTGATGTGGGCGAAAGAAGTCTACGGCGACGAAGCCCCACAATTCTGGGACGCGATCGCTGACAACATTGTCACCGTGACACCCGGTTGGTCTGAAGCCTACGGTCTGTTCCTTGATGGCGAAGCGGATGCCGTGTTGTCCTACACCACATCACCGGCCTACCACCTGATCGCCGAAGAAGACGATAGCAAGGTCGCATGGGAATTCAGTGACGGCCATTACATGCAGGTCGAAGTCGCTGGCAAAGTGGCCGGCACCGATGTGCCAGAATTGGCTGACCAGTTCTTGGAATTCATGGTGTCAGACGCGTTCCAATCCATCATCCCAACAACCAACTGGATGTACCCAGCCGCCACACCTGCGGATGGTCTGCCAGACGGTTTCAACACATTGATCGCGCCAGCCACATCTTTGCTGAAAACACCGGAAGATGCGCTTGCTGTCCGTGAAGAGGCATTGGCCGAATGGCGCGCAGCGCTGTCCCAATAATCACGCGCATCCCCGCTGTCATGGCGGGGATGTTGGTGCTGGTGCTGACGCTTGGCACGTTGATCGCAGTTGCGATGCGGGCCGAAGTGGGCACTGGCCTTTCTGCCGCAGATTGGGCCGCGATCAAATTTACGGTATCGCAGGCATTTGTATCTGCATTGGTCAGCATTATCATCGCGATCCCCGTCGCGCGCGCCTTAGCACGACAATCGTTTCGCGGGCGTGGCGCGTTGATCACCCTGCTTGGTGCCCCGTTTATTCTTCCCGTCATCGTGGCCGTTCTTGGATTGCTCGCAGTTTTCGGACGCAACGGTATTTTGAATGCAGGGTTAGAGGCCTTGGGCCTACCCACCTTTACGATCTACGGTTTTCATGGCGTGGTTCTGGCGCATGTTTTCTTTAACCTGCCACTCGCGACGCGGTTCATTCTGCAAGGCTGGCTCGCGATCCCGTCCGAGCGTTTCCGGCTTGCGGCGACGCTAAACGCACCTGTCGGTCGTCTGTTGGAATGGCCGATGTTGCGCAGCGTTTTGCCCGGAACATTTCTTATCATTTTCCTGATTTGCCTGACCAGTTTCGCGGTCGCATTGACCCTTGGCGGTGGGCCGAAGGCAACGACAGTGGAACTCGCCATCTATCAAGCTGTCCGGTTCGATTTCGACCTTGGGCGTGCCGCACTACTGGCCTGTATCCAGTTTGGCATCTGCACTATCGCCGCCATCGTTGCATGGCAGGTCACCGCCGTGGATGGTTTCGGCGCGGGTCTGGACCGTGTGGTGCAGCGTTGGGATGGGTCGCGGTTCATTGATTTTGTTTGGATCGGCCTTGCCGCTGCATTTTTGATCGTGCCGCTGTCGATGGTCGTGATCAACGGGATCATGGGCCTGTCAGAATTACCATTCAGCATTATCCAAGCGGCCACCCGATCGGTGATTGTCGCGCTCGCATCTGCGGTTTTGTGCATCACGATGGCGTTGGCGCTTGCCTTGCAAGGCGGACGCATCGTGTCGATCATTGGCGTATTGCCTCTTGCTGCGTCGGGTCTGGTCGTGGGCACAGGGTTGTTCCTAATTGTCTTTCCCTTCTGGCGGCCATCCGATCTTGCCTTGCCCGTCACAGCGCTGGTCAACGCGACGCTGGCATTGCCATTTGCGCTGCGCTCCATTGCACCTGCCGTTGATGGCGTTGTCGCCGACTACGGCCGGTTGATGGACCAGTTGAACGTCACGGGCTGGACACGGTTACGTCTGATCATATTGCCCCGCATACGCAGGCCACTAGGCTTTGCGCTTGGCCTCGCGGCCGCATTGTCGATGGGAGATTTGGGAGTGATCGCCTTATTCGCGGATGAAAACGGCGCGACCTTACCGCTTGCGATGTACCGTCTGATGGGCGCGTATCAGATGGACGCAGCAGCGGGTGCTGGGCTGCTCTTAGTTGCGCTCAGCTTGTTGCTGTTTTGGATTTGTGACCGTGGAGGGCGCGTCGATGCTGACGTTTGAAAAAGTGACGTTAACACAGGGCACGTTCCACCTGACCGCGCACCTTACGCTTCCAACGGGGATCACCGCGATCATTGGTCCGTCCGGTGGCGGGAAATCTACACTTTTGGCAACAATTGCCGGGTTCATCGCACCGACCACAGGCGACATCCTATGGCACGATAAATCTTTGTCTAAGCAACCGCCCGGTGAACGCCCCGTCAGTATGTTGTTTCAGGACAACAATCTATTTCCGCATCTGACGATTGAACAGAACGTCGGTCTCGGGATTAGGCCCGACCTAAAGCTTTCAACCGCTCAAAAAGAGACGGTCGCCAAGACACTGACGCAAGTTGGGCTGGCCGACTTAGGTTCACGCAAGCCGAACGCGCTGTCCGGCGGCCAGCAAAGCCGCGCGGCATTGGCCCGTGTGCTGGTTTCGGATCGACCTTTGGTTTTGCTGGACGAACCGTTCGCGGCCTTAGGCCCTGCACTAAAAGACGAGATGCTG
The Rhodobacteraceae bacterium S2214 genome window above contains:
- a CDS encoding ureidoglycolate lyase codes for the protein MTVLHLQPLTAEAFAPFGDVLEIAGDPDKIINQGLCGRHHDLARLDFADGKAGISLFNAQARSFPIALDMMERHPDGSQAFIPMTHTPFVVVVAADDNGKPDHPQAFLTQAGQGLNYHRNTWHGVLTPISAPGLFAVVDRIGAGPNLQEHWFETAFQIAQNA
- the puuE gene encoding allantoinase PuuE; the encoded protein is MTGYGAVPPAANWPNGAKIAVQIVLNYEEGGENNILHGDPASEAFLSEITGAQPWPGMRHWNMESLYEYGSRAGFWRVHRMLSDLPVTVYGVATALARAPEQVAAMQASGWEIASHGLKWIEHKDMPEDEERAAIAESIRLHTEVTGTPPRGWYTGRCSNDTVRLAAETGKFAYIADSYADDLPYWMEFGDQDQLIVPYTMDCNDMRFGIQAGFTTGDQFESYLKDSFDALYAEGAAGAPKMLSIGLHCRIIGRPGRAAALRRAIAHFQSHDGVWFATREQIADYWAATHPHQRFARPSQMDRATFVAEYGGIFEHSPWIAEGAHALELGPTHDTAQGVHSALCRVFRTASDDQRLGVLRAHPDLAGKLAAAKKLTAESTAEQASAGLDVLTDDEREMFQDLNARYVEKHGFPFIIAVGDNTKATITAAFNRRLFNDTADELQEACRQVERIAQLRLIAKFGT
- the thiB gene encoding thiamine ABC transporter substrate binding subunit, translated to MFKTTYLTAVAGLCLATAATAETPKLSVLTYDSFTSEWGPGPAVEAAFEEICACDLEFVGAGDGAALLARLQLEGPRTEADIVLGLDTNLTAAARETGLFAPHGITADLTLPLGWTDTEFMPFDWGYFAFVGNADADAPTSLRELAESDIKVVIQDPRSSTPGLGLLMWAKEVYGDEAPQFWDAIADNIVTVTPGWSEAYGLFLDGEADAVLSYTTSPAYHLIAEEDDSKVAWEFSDGHYMQVEVAGKVAGTDVPELADQFLEFMVSDAFQSIIPTTNWMYPAATPADGLPDGFNTLIAPATSLLKTPEDALAVREEALAEWRAALSQ
- a CDS encoding ATP-binding cassette domain-containing protein, whose protein sequence is MLTFEKVTLTQGTFHLTAHLTLPTGITAIIGPSGGGKSTLLATIAGFIAPTTGDILWHDKSLSKQPPGERPVSMLFQDNNLFPHLTIEQNVGLGIRPDLKLSTAQKETVAKTLTQVGLADLGSRKPNALSGGQQSRAALARVLVSDRPLVLLDEPFAALGPALKDEMLELVTTTLAAAGKSIVMVTHDPDDARRIADRVVLVADGKAHPPVDGQRIFDDPPAALTAYLG
- a CDS encoding LysR family transcriptional regulator, whose translation is MSYLDNIRTFVRVYELGSMSAAGRDLRISPAVTSARISQLEEKLGVRLFQRTTRSLTATEQGQAFYGGACEVLEAVDAAEAKVVNITDQPRGSLYVAVPLGIGKRLIAPLIPGFLEEYPDVQVRLRLTDRTVDLTTEGLDLAFFMGQPMDSNLRMRKIADVERVLCAAPDYIAARGHPQNGTALIADGHECLNLRFPGATEFQWRLMTPDGPKKFQVAGRYECDDGDVLTNWALDGCGVALKPVFEVADHIAAGRLVVVANETPPTPVQLACLFTHRRNQDPKTRLFMDYVISRIAPIVRATD
- a CDS encoding thiamine/thiamine pyrophosphate ABC transporter permease ThiP encodes the protein MARSAVPIITRIPAVMAGMLVLVLTLGTLIAVAMRAEVGTGLSAADWAAIKFTVSQAFVSALVSIIIAIPVARALARQSFRGRGALITLLGAPFILPVIVAVLGLLAVFGRNGILNAGLEALGLPTFTIYGFHGVVLAHVFFNLPLATRFILQGWLAIPSERFRLAATLNAPVGRLLEWPMLRSVLPGTFLIIFLICLTSFAVALTLGGGPKATTVELAIYQAVRFDFDLGRAALLACIQFGICTIAAIVAWQVTAVDGFGAGLDRVVQRWDGSRFIDFVWIGLAAAFLIVPLSMVVINGIMGLSELPFSIIQAATRSVIVALASAVLCITMALALALQGGRIVSIIGVLPLAASGLVVGTGLFLIVFPFWRPSDLALPVTALVNATLALPFALRSIAPAVDGVVADYGRLMDQLNVTGWTRLRLIILPRIRRPLGFALGLAAALSMGDLGVIALFADENGATLPLAMYRLMGAYQMDAAAGAGLLLVALSLLLFWICDRGGRVDADV
- the uraH gene encoding hydroxyisourate hydrolase, whose product is MTGFLTTHVLDTARGCPAQGLKIDLYRIDGDTRAHITSLTTNDDGRTDSQILPAADFATGTYELVFHAGAYLDAIGTPAEDPRFLDIIPIRFGMSEQSHYHVPLLLSPFGYSTYRGS
- a CDS encoding urate hydroxylase PuuD encodes the protein MYDMAILWDWIAFSVRWLHVITAMAWIGASFFFIALDLGLKKAPNMPDGVHGEEWQVHGGGFYHIQKYLVAPPNMPEHLIWHKWQSYITWVSGAALLMIVYWVGGELFLLDPTKADLTLWQGILISGGSLTIGWLAYDFLCKSKLGEQPTTLMVLLFVILVVMAWGYNQIFTGRAALLHLGAFTASIMTGNVFFQIMPNQRIVVADLKAGRTPDAKYGKIAKLRSTHNNYLTLPVVFLMLSNHYPLAFGTEYAWIIASLIFLTGVTIRHYFNTMHATGAGPNWTWAVTVLLMLIIAWLSSVRSTETIEQAEARAMTPYEQHYASAEGFDEAYNTVLGNCSMCHAREPFWDGIRWAPKGVYLETQADVAKHATQIYLHAGVSHAMPPPNAIQMDADARETLITWITNARNDG